From the genome of Streptomyces xanthophaeus:
GTCCTCGGGCACGTCTTCAACCCGCTGACCCTCTACTGGTGCCACGACCGCGCCGGTACGCCGGTCTGCGTCGTCGCCGAGGTCCACAACACCTACGGCGAGCGCCACTGCTACCTGCTGCGCCCCGGCGCCGACGGACTGACCGACGTCCCCAAGGACTTCTACGTCTCGCCGTTCTTCGCGGTCGAGGGCTTCTACCGGATGCGGCTGCCCGTCCCCGGCGACCGGCTCGACCTGACCGTGCAACTGCGTCACGACGACGGGACCTGCCCGTTCACCGCGACCGTGACGGGCCGCCACCGCCCGGCCGGTGCCCGCGCCCTGCTCGGCGCCGCCCTGCGCCACCCCTTCTCCACCGCCCGGGTCTCCGCCGGCATCCGCTTCCACGGCATCCGCCTCTTCCTCCGAGGCCTCCCGGTCCGCCCCCGTCCCGTCCGTCCCACGCAGGAAGGCACCCTGTGACCGTCTCGTACATCCCGGCCCACGAGAGCGCGCTCATCCCGGCCCACGAGAGCGCGCTCGCACCCGTCGACCCGGCGCGCTGGCCCGACGTGGCCCGGCCGCCCCGCGCCTCGGCCCTGCGTACCGCCGTCGCCGAGCGGATCATCGGCCGGGCCCTCGCCCGGCTTCCGCTGCGGGTCCGGCACGGGGGCGGGGAGCCGCCCGCCTACCGGGTCCCCCGGCAGGCGGGAGCGCTGCCCACCCTCACCCTCCACGACCCCGAGGCCTTCCACCGCCGGATCGGCGCGGACGGCCTGATCGGCTTCGGCGAGTCGTACATGGCCGGGGAATGGGACAGCGACGACCTGGTGGGCGCACTGACCGTGCTCGCCACCCACGTCGACGACCTGGTGCCGGCGCCGCTGCGCCGACTGCGCGAAGCCTGGGTACGCGGGCGCCCGGAACAGCAGCGCAACACCCCTGAGGGGGCGCGGGAGAACATCCACCGTCACTACGACCTGTCCAACGAACTGTTCACCCTGTTCCTCGACCGGAGCATGAGCTACTCCTCGGCGGTCTTCGCCGCGTTCCCCGCCTCACCCGCCACCTTCACCGCCGCCCAGCACCGCAAGATCGACCGGCTCCTCGACCTCGCGGACGTCGGACCGGGCACCCGGCTGCTGGAGATCGGCACCGGGTGGGGCGAGCTGGCGATCCGGGCCGCCTCCCGGGGCGCCGACGTGCTGACCGTGACGCTCTCCGCCGAGCAGCGCGACCTGGCCCGGGAACGCATCGCCGCGGCCGGCCTCGGCGACCGCGTCACCGTCGAACTGCGCGACTACCGGCACGTCGAAGGCTCCTTCGACGCCGTCGTCAGCGTGGAGATGATCGAAGCGGTCGGCGCCGAGTACTGGGCCACCTACTTCGCCGCCCTGCGCCGGCTCCTCGCCCCCGGCGGCCGCGTCGCCCTCCAGGCCATCACCATGCCGCACGAGCGCATGCTCCTCACCGCCCGCACACACACCTGGATCAGCAAGTACATCTTCCCCGGCGGCCTCATTCCCTCCCGTGAGGCGATCGCCCGCGCGAGCGCGGCGGCCGGGCTGAGCACCGTGGCGGACGACGGCTTCGGCGACCACTACGCGGAGACGCTGCGGCTGTGGCGCGAGGAGTTCGACCGCCGGGCCGACTCCGTCTCCGCCCTCGGCTTCGACCGCACCTTCCACCGCATGTGGGAGCTCTACCTCGCCTACTCCGAGGCCGGATTCCGCTCGCGCTACCTGGACGTACGCCAACTCCTGCTCACCGCCGACCGGCACGAGCCACGGGAGCCCCGATGACCGTCGGGACCCAGGCCCAGGCCCAGGCCTTGTCGACCGGCGTCGACTGGGGCGCGCTGTCCGTGAACCTGGGCGCCGCGGCCGGCGCCGCGTTCGCCGTCATGCTGGTCACCTTCGCCGTGGCAGCAGTCAAGGGCCTGCACCGGATCGTCGACATCGCCTGGGGAGCCGCCTTCGCCGCGGTGGCGCTCACCAGCTGGCTGCTGTCGAGCGGGTACGGCGACGACGGCCGGCGTCTCGCGGTCGCCGCGGCGACCGTCGTGTGGGGACTGCGCCTGGCCCTGCACATCGCCCGGCGCGGCCGGGGGCACGGTGAGGACCCGCGCTACGCCCGCATGCTCGCCCGGGCGCCGGGCAGCACCCGGCTCTACGCCCTGCGCAAGGTCTACCTCCTCCAGGGCGCGCTGGTCTGGCTCGTCTCGCTGCCCGTACAGGCCGCGTCGTACGTGCCCGTTCCGCTCGGACCGCTCGCCGCCGCGGGCCTGCTGCTCTGGGCGGCCGGACTGCTCTTCGAGGCGATCGGAGACCTCCAGCTGGCCCGCTTCAGGGAACGCCCCGAGCACCGCGGAACGATCATGGACCGCGGTCTGTGGAGCTGGACGCGGCACCCCAACTACTTCGGTGACTTCCTCGTCTGGTGGGGTCTTTATCTGCTGGCCTGCGCGACCTGGCAGACTGCGGCACTCACACTGGTGTCACCGCTGGTGATGAGCGCGCTGCTGATCTGGGGCAGCGGCAAGAGACTGTTGGAGGCGCACATGGCGGACCGGCCCGGCTACGCCGCCTACGCCGCCCGCACCAGCGGGTTCTTCCCGCGCCCGCCGCGCCGCATATCCCGGGAGGCGGGATGAGCGCCGGGACCGAGCGGGACACGGAGACCACCGGCGAGGGCCGCGCCCTCGTGCTGCGTACGTCCCCCGCGACACCGGCGGCCGCGGTCCTGCTGCTGCACGGAGGGCGCGAGGAGGGGCCGGAGCCGCCGCCCCTGGTCAACCTGCCCGCGCTGCGGATGCGGCCCTTCGCGGCCGCCGTCGTCCGCGCGACGCGCGGACGTGACGTCCTGGTGGCGGAGGTGCGCTATCGCCACCGCGGCTGGAACGGCGCCCGCTGCGACGCCGCCCGGGACGCGGAAGCGGCCCTCGCGCGGCTGCGGGGACTCGCCGGGGACGTACCGGTGGTCCTGGTCGGCCATTCGATGGGCGGCCGAGCGGCGCTGCGGGCGGCCGGCGCGCCCCTGGTGCACGGCGTGGTGGCCCTCGCCCCCTGGTGTCCGCCGGGCGAACCGGTGGACCACCTCGCGGGCCGCCGGCTCTACCTGCTGCACGACGAGGAGGACCGGGTCACCTCGGCCGCCGGGTCCTGGGAGTTCGTCCGCCGGTCCCGGCTCGCGGGCGCCGACGCCACCGCCATCCCGATGTCCACGGGCGGCCACGCGATGCTCCGCGGCGCGGGCGCCTGGCACCGGCGCACCGCGGCGCTCGTCACCAGCCTGGTCACCCGGGACTGAGGCCGGTCGCTGCCCGGTGCGCGCTCTTCGACGGTCCGCCGGTCAGTGACCGGCAGGCGGCTCGAAGCAACCGCCCTCGGGATACGGGCCGTTGGTCTTCACCACATAGTTGGTCTTCTGCACATAGGCGGTGACGCAGGCGTCGTCATGGACACGGACGCCGACCAATGCGCCCTCCGGCGTGACGTAGTGGTCGGTCTCGAAGCGCGAGCCCATGTCCCGCACGCTGAGGGTTCCGCCGAGCCACTCACCCTTCGGCCCGAACCGTTCCTCCTCGAACCCGACCTCGAGCAGCGCCGCGCGCACGCTCGCCGGATCCCACGTCCCACCGTCCCAGAGCCGCTTGAGGACAGGCTCGATGCGGTCGGCTTCCTTCTGCGCGTCCTGCGCGCTCGCAGGAGACATGTCACCGGGGATACGGAAGCCGTTGTTCTCGCGATAGCGCGAAGTGCCTTCCGACGCGGCACCGGCCGGGCTGGGATGGGAACGGTCCCAGCTGTGCTGAGCGAGCATCAGCAGTGCTCCCGCCAGAGTGGCGGCGAGCAATTGCATCAGCGCCGTCCAGCGCGCACGGAACACGAGCGCGAGCGCCGCGATCACGAACACGGCCACGAGGTAATGCTGGATCCGCGCGATGTGCGCGAGGTCCGCCGCGTCGATGCGCTCCCGGTCCCCCTGTGCTGCCCAGACCTCCAGGCCGTGCCCCAACATGAAGTCCAGCACGAGCCATCCCACCCCGAGCAGTAAGAGGGGAATACCGATGGCCAGGTCTGCGCCGAGGGACGTCCGGCGCGACCAGGGTCGCCGGCCACGCCGGGATCGGGGTTCGGTCAGGGAATCGATCATGGCCGCATCATGCCGAGCCGGCGGCGGGCAGACATGAGTACGCGTACTCAGGGCGCCGCACCCGGACCGTCTCTCCCGGATCCTGCCTGACGCGCGACATCAGGAAGAGACGGCCTGGTGCCGCTCCGCGGAAGGAGCACCGTCTGGGAGCATGACCTGATGAAACGAATTCGACAGACCGTCAGCTCTGGCTCCCCGCTGGAGCCGCAGATCGGGTTCTCGCGGGCCGTCCGAAGAGGCGACTACGTAGCCGTCGCCGGCACAGCCCCCATCGGGGATGACGGCTCCACCGTGGGGCCAGGTGACGTATATGCGCAGACGGTGCGATGTTTGGACATCGCCGAGCGTGCGCTGGAGGCAGCCGGGGCATCGCTGGAAGACGTCATACGAACTCGCATCATGCTCACCGACGTGACCCGGTGGAAGGAAGCCGCCCGAGCGCATGGCGAACGGTTCGCATCCATCCGGCCTGCGACCACGTTCGTCGAGGTGTCCCGCTTCATCGACCCGGCCTGGCTGGTCGAAGTGGAACTCGACGCCGTTCTCGCTTGAAGCGGCCTCTGCCACCACCGCACCAGGAGCCCAGGACTTCCGTTCGCGTTCGCGTCACTGTGATCGTTCTGCCGACCGGGCGACTTCGGCACCCCACTCAAGACGGTCTGATCGGCCCGGACCGGAGGTCGAGCGAGCGGTACTCGTCCAGCACCGCGAAGCCGGTGCTGTCGTACAGGCTCATCGCGACGTCGTTGCCGCCGAAGACGTTGAACATCATCGCCTCGTCGCCGCCCTGCCGGGTGGCCCACGCACCGACGGCCATCGCGGCCCGGCCGTAGCCCTTGCCGCGCTGGTCCTCGTACACCTCCAGCGAGAAGCCGAAGGTGACGCCCGGAAGGAAGCCGTGGTTCACCCAGCCGGTGCCGACCGCCCGGCCGCCGGCCTCCATCACGTAGAAGGCGTGGCCCGGGGTCAGGTATCCCTGCGGGAGGTAACGGGCGAAGTCCTGGTCCGACTTCGCCCTCGCCTGCTCCGGGGTCAGGGCGCCGGACCGGACGATGTCCGCGATGTACGCGGCTTCCTCGGCGGTGTACCAGGCCGGGTACTCCTCCTCGGTGAGCCGGCGCACCGTCAGGCCCGGCGGGAGCACGGGCCGTTCGGCCGTGGCGCTCATCCGGATCTGCTTGCGCACCGGGTAGTCCGCGAACTCTCCCGCGCCGCCGGTGAGCCGCACCTCCACCCGCTGCGCCCCGTGCCCGGCGCACCACCGCTCGGCCCACGCGCGCCCCCGCGGCACCGTCAGGTCATGGATCCGCCCCACGGTCACGCCGTTGTCCTGCCGCACGCCGACCGCGATCCACCCGGTGCCGTCCGTGGCGACCGTCCAGCCGTCGATCCCCTCCACCGCCTGCTCCAGCAGGGCCCGGGCCAGCGGCGCCGAGCACCCCGCAGCCCGGTACCCGGCCAGCACCCGCTCCTCGAACCCGCCCCGCCACTCGGCCCGGTCGGCCCGGTCGGCCACGATCCGTATCCCGTTCATCCGCCCAGCCTAGGCAGGGCCGTCGCCCACCCGTCGGGCTTTTCCGCCGGCCGGCCGGAGACACCCCCAGGGGGTGAACGACCAATCCGGCGGCGGCAGCGCTGCGAAGTCACCGGTGTGAGCATCGACAAGGCAGTCATCGAGCGGGGAGCGGCGGCCGCGCTGGCCGGGCTGGTGTCCGGCTACGCGGCCCTGGCGCTGGCGGAACTGGCCGCCGCCGGGATCCGGCCCGAGGCCGGTCCGGTCACCGCCATCGGGGGAGCGGCCATCGACCGCACACCGGCCGGGGTCAAGGACTGGGCGATCCGCACCTTCGGGGCCGACGACAAACTCGTCCTGCAGCTCGGGATCCTCGCCGTGACGGCCCTCCTGGCGATGGCCCTCGGCCTGCTCGCCCTGCGCAGGCGGCGGACCGCGGCGGCCGGCGTGTTCCTCTTCGGCCTGGTGGGAGCCGTGGCCGCGCTGAACCGGCCGGACTCGGACGGGTTCGCCGACGCCCTGCCGTCCCTCGCCGGCGGCCTGGCCGGGGCCGCCGTGCTGTTCGTCCTGACCGGACCGCTCGTGGCCGCCCCGCCCCCGGCGGGGCCGACGGGCGAGGGCGCCGGCTGGAGCCGCCGCCGCTTCCTGCTGCTCACGGGGGCCGCCGCCGCGCTCGGCAGCGGGGCGGGAGCTGTCGGCCGGGCCCTGAACTCGTCGCACTCCGGCGACGCGATCGCCTCCCGGGCGGCCGTGGTCCTGCCGGCTCCCGCGTCACCGGCGCCGGACCTGCCCCCGGGCGCGGCCTTGCGCGTACCGGGGATCAGCCCCTTCACGACGCCGAACAAGGACTTCTACCGCGTCGACACCGCGCTCGTCGTCCCCAGGGTCCCGGCCGGGACGTGGCGGCTGCGGATCCATGGGAAGGGTGTGCGCCGCGAGCTGAACCTCTCCTTCGAGGACCTGCTCGCCCGCCCGCTCATCGAGCGGGACATCACCTTGACCTGCGTCTCCAACGAGGTCGGCGGACCGTACGCGGGCAACGCCAGGTGGCTCGGTGCCCACCTCGGCGACCTGCTCGCAGAGGCGGGCGTACGGCCCCCGTCGCAGGGCGGACCCGCCGACCAGCTGGTGGCCCGCTCCGTCGACGGCATGACCCTGGGCGCTCCCGTCGAGGACGTCATGGACGGCCGGGACGCCCTGCTCGCGGTCGGCATGAACGGCGAGCCGCTCCCGCTCGCCCACGGCTTTCCCGTGCGGATGGTCGTCCCCGGACTGTACGGGTACGTGTCGGCCTGCAAGTGGATCGAGGACATCGAGCTCACCACCTTCGACGCCTACGACCCGTACTGGGTCAAGCGCGCGTGGGCCGCGCGGGCGCCGGTCAAGACCCAGGCGCGCATCGACACCCCCAAGCCCTTCGCCCGCCCCGCCACCGGCACGGTGACGGTGGCCGGTGTCGCCTGGGCCCAGCACCGCGGCATCGACCGCGTCGAGATCCAGATCGACGACGGACCCTGGCAGGAGACCGATCTCGCCACCGAGGACACACGCGACACCTGGCGCCAGTGGTCCTACTCCTGGCAGGCCACGTCCGGTACGCACACCCTCACCGTCCGCGCCACCGACCGGACCGGCGAGACCCAGACGGAACTCCGCACCCCGACCATCCCCGACGGGGCCAGCGGCCGGCATTCCGTCGTCGTCATGGCCGGATAGCCGCCGGACCGGCGCGGAACAGGCCTCCGAGGGGCGTGGCTCCGGCGTGCGACCGGCGTGCGACCGGCGCCGGACGGGTGCCGGGAACACCTTTCCGGCCGACCTGTGGTGCCACCTCGGCCAAGCCCGTGAGCAGGCCGGTACGCGCCTATTTGACGTGCACCTGCTAGGGCAAAATGGCAGATGTCACGGGCAAATCGGTACGGGAAGGTGTGGTCTTGGCGTTGCTGTCCTTACCGGTACGGCGCATACGGGCACTACGGGCGAAGGGCGGGGTGGGATCGGGCCTGCAACGCGCCCAGTCCTTCCTGATCGTGGCCACCCTCCTGTACCGGGCGAGCCATCTGACGGTGGGCGCCCTCGCCGTCGCCCAGCGCCGGTCGGAACTCCCCCTGCAGTACGCGGGATTCGCCGCCGCCCTCGGACTGAGCGTGCTGACCTACGGCGCCGCCCTGCGGCGCGGCTGGTTCGACCGGCGGCACATCTGGGCGGACGTCCTGGTCACCGGCTGCCTTCTGCCCCTGGCCCTCTGCACCTGGGGCGGAGTGCGCGAGCCGCCCACGATCGCGTGGGCCATGCTGCTCGGCGGGTCGGCGAGCGCCGTCGCGGCCATCTCCCTCGAACGGCTCCACGCCCTCACCGTCATCGCCCTGCTCATCGTCACCCACTTCATCGGCTACCAGGCGGTCGGCGCGAGCCCCGCCGTCGTTCTCGGCCACCTCAACTCGATCGTGTCCTCGGCCGTGATGACCTGGCTCTTCCGCTGGTACCTGCTCCGCCAGGGCCGCCTCCTCGACGAGGCCAACGCCCGCGCGGTGACCGCCGAGGCCCACAAGGCGCGCTACGCCGAGCGGCTGGAACACCACCGCGTGCTGCACGACACCGTCCTCGCCACCCTGACCACCCTGGCCTCCGGCTCGGTCGACGCCAACGCCCCCGAGGTGCGCCAGCGCTGCGCGCGCGAGGCCGCGTACCTGCGCCGGCTGATCCAGCAGACCGCAGCGGAGGTCCACCACCGGGAGATCGGCGCGGCCCTGGAGGAGGCGGTCGGCTCCGTCGAGAGCCTCCAACTGCGGGTCACCGCCCAGTACCACGACCTGCCGCAGGTGCCCCCCGAGGTCGCCGCCGCGCTGGGGGACGCCGTCCGCGAGGCCCTGAACAACGTACGGCGCCACGCGGGCACCGGACACGCCTACCTCACCGCCACCAGGGACCCGGACGCACGCGGGGGAGCCGTCGTCACCGTGGTCGACCGGGGGCCCGGATTCGACCCCGAGCGGTGCGAGCCCGGCCTCGGCCTGCGCGGTTCCGTCCACGGCCGGATGGCGGAGGTGGGCGGCCGGGCGACCGTGGACACCGCCCCCGGCGAGGGCGTACGGGTGGAGCTGAGATGGCCCGGGTGATCACCGTTTCGGTGGTCGACGACGACCGGATGCTCCTCGACGGCCTGCGCGCCTGGCTCGGAGGCGTGCCGGAGCTGCGGCTCGTGGCGACCGCCGCCACAGTCGGGGAGCTCCTCGGCGCACCGGACGCCCAACGTCCGTACGGCTTCGGGGCGACGGGCTACTCCCCGCCCGACATAGTCCTCCTCGATCTCGTCCTGCGCGACGGCTCCGCACCCGCCGACAACATCAGACGGCTGCTGCGGACCGGCAGCCGCGTCCTGATGATCAGCACGGTGCCCGACCGCTCCCGGATCATCGAGGCCGTCCGGGCCGGCGCCGACGGCTACCTGACCAAGGACCACGACCTGCCCACCCTGGTCGCCGCCATCAAGGACCTGGCCTCGGGCCAGGGCGCCCTCTCCGCGGAACTCGCCTTCGCCTGCGCCTACGACGACAGCCCCGCACGCCCCCGCCTCTCGCCCCGGGAACGACAGATCCTCCTCGACTACGCCTCCGGACTGACCCTGAAATCCGCCGCCCGGCGCGCCGGCATCACCGTCCACACTGCCAAGGACTACCTGGACCGGGTCAAGGCCAAGTACCAGCAGGCGGGCCGCCCCACCTACACCAAGCTCGACCTGGCCCGACGGGTACGGGAGGACAGTCTCGACGCGGGCTGACCAACCGCACAAGCCCCCCAAACGGACGGCTACAGGGGGCACACGCACCGTCCCTATCGTCATCCCCGGCGGCGCCTCGGACGGCCCGCCGGAAAGGGGACGAGCCGGTGTCCATCTTCTGGCCGGCGCTGCCGGAGGACTGTACCGCCGCGGGCCCGGGTGGCGGCGGCACGCACCCCAGACGAGGGGAACTCGTCGGCCGCGGAACCGAGATGGGGCAGATCATGCTCGCGCTGGCGGCCGCCCGGTCCGGTCGCGGCACGGCACTCTTCGTCACCGGCGAGCCCGGGGTCGGCAAGACCCGGATCGCCACCGAGGCACTCGCCATGGCCGCCGAGACGAACATGGTCACGGTACGGGGGAGGGCCAGCGCGGTCGGCACCCCCGTCCCCTACCGGCCGCTGGTCGAGGCGCTGCTCCTGCTGTCCCGGGCCGGCCTGCTGCCCGACCCCGAGGAACTCGGCCGCTACGGGCCGGTCATGGCCCGGCTGCTGACCGGCGCCCGGAACACGGACGCCGACGCCGCCCCGCACCTCGTGGTCGCCGAAACCATGCTGCGCCTGCTCACCGTCGTCGGGGAACGGCAGGGCTGCCTGCTCGTCCTCGACGACCTGCACGACGCCGACGCCGGAACACTCGCGGTCGTCGAGTACCTCCTCGACAACATCGGGCACCAGCCGGCCGTACTCCTCCTCGTCACCGGATGCGCACCCGTCGCGGCGACCGAACTCGCCACGCGGGCCCGCCAGCGCGGAGCCGCCGCAGTGCTCGACCTCGCCCCCCTCAGCCGCCCCGACGTGCACCTGCTCATCGCCGCCGAGCTGCGCGTCCCCCCGGCCGAGGTCTGCCCCGACCTCGTCCACCGCGCGGTCGACAGCAGCGCCGGAATCCCCTTCGTCGTCAAGGAACTCGTCCACGACCTCACCGGCCGCCCCGTCCGCCGCGACCCCGGGACACCGTCCGTCCCGCCCACCGTCGCGGACAACGTCAGGCGCCAGGCCGGGCGGCTCGGCCCGCTCGCAGTGGAACTCCTCGGCATGGCGGCCCTGTTCGGCCGGCGCTTCGCACTGCCCGTCCTGGAGCGCGCCATCGGCCGCGACCACGCCGAGCTGTCCGCGGCCCTGCGCGCCGCGGTCGCCTCGTACCTGATCACGCCGGACGGACCGGGCGCCCAGTGGTACACCTTCCGCTACCCCCTGGCGGCCGAGGCCCTGCGGGACGACCTCGGACCGGGGGAGCGGGCCGGATACGTACGGCGGGCCGCGCGCGCCCTCACCGATCTCCACCCCGGGCTGCCGGGAACCTGGTGCGAGCACGCCGCCCAGCTGCACGAGCACGCCGGCGACACCCCCGAGGCCATCCGCCTGTACTCCGAGGCGGCCGGGCGGGCGGCGGGCGAGGGCGCGGTGGACCGGGCGGTCGAGCTGCTCACCCGGGCCCACCGGCTCGTCGAACCGGGTACCCCGCCCGAACTGCACGCCACGGTGCTGGAGCGGCTGCTGGACGCCGTCGCCCGCTCGGCGCGGTTCGACCGCCTGCCCGCGCCCGCGGCCGTCCTGTCCACCCTCGGCGGCGACGGCGGCGAACACGGCATCCCCGCCCAGCGCCGCGCCGGACTCCACGCCCGGCTCAGCGACATCGCCACCCTGACGGGCCGCCCCGCGGAAGCCCTGTGGCACCTCGACATCGCCCGCGCACTGCTCGGAAGCCACCCGGCCGACCAGTACGCCGCCCTCGTGGACCTCTCCGCCGTGCACGTGGAACTGAGCCGGCTCGCCCCCGACCGGCTGCGCACCGCCACCCGGTACGCCCACCGGGCCCTGGAAGCCGCCCAGCGCGTCGACCTGCCCGACGTGGCCTGCAGGGCCCTGCTGCTGCTCGGGCAGCTGGCCCGGGAACAGGACGAGCCGACGGCCGCGGCCCACTTCCGGCGGGCGCGCGCCATCGCCCTCGCCCGCCGGCTCCCCGTCCCGCGCACGGCCGCCGACGTGCACCTGGCCATCGTCGCCGCGAGCCACGACGGTGGGCCCACCCGGATCGAACAGGCCCGGCAGGA
Proteins encoded in this window:
- a CDS encoding helix-turn-helix transcriptional regulator, whose protein sequence is MSIFWPALPEDCTAAGPGGGGTHPRRGELVGRGTEMGQIMLALAAARSGRGTALFVTGEPGVGKTRIATEALAMAAETNMVTVRGRASAVGTPVPYRPLVEALLLLSRAGLLPDPEELGRYGPVMARLLTGARNTDADAAPHLVVAETMLRLLTVVGERQGCLLVLDDLHDADAGTLAVVEYLLDNIGHQPAVLLLVTGCAPVAATELATRARQRGAAAVLDLAPLSRPDVHLLIAAELRVPPAEVCPDLVHRAVDSSAGIPFVVKELVHDLTGRPVRRDPGTPSVPPTVADNVRRQAGRLGPLAVELLGMAALFGRRFALPVLERAIGRDHAELSAALRAAVASYLITPDGPGAQWYTFRYPLAAEALRDDLGPGERAGYVRRAARALTDLHPGLPGTWCEHAAQLHEHAGDTPEAIRLYSEAAGRAAGEGAVDRAVELLTRAHRLVEPGTPPELHATVLERLLDAVARSARFDRLPAPAAVLSTLGGDGGEHGIPAQRRAGLHARLSDIATLTGRPAEALWHLDIARALLGSHPADQYAALVDLSAVHVELSRLAPDRLRTATRYAHRALEAAQRVDLPDVACRALLLLGQLAREQDEPTAAAHFRRARAIALARRLPVPRTAADVHLAIVAASHDGGPTRIEQARQEALGMGLLPLAHETGFVLALDRIQHGRFDEARDRIREAAADASRLGLGRPLALLRLAEAVRYAHQGRRAEMHGALERLAPLLDAAPGVRAMSYGLARAFCSLLEERHEAAGQEFAQALAYDAENPAMGEFGKHGIILLLGVLAGRMGRRHHAEVTLASAGATRWNHQFTGLAHAVLLGREGRPDEATAAAGKALEAAEPFPMARRLCLRLVAQSAYDDGWGTPVEWLREAEEYFHDAGLQAVAGASRALLRGMGASVRQRRTGTERVPPDLRRCGITVREFEVARLVAERISNKDIAGRLHISLRTVEKHVASLLQKTGHPNRTAFATATRDLVA